In a genomic window of Brachionichthys hirsutus isolate HB-005 unplaced genomic scaffold, CSIRO-AGI_Bhir_v1 contig_971, whole genome shotgun sequence:
- the LOC137914338 gene encoding LOW QUALITY PROTEIN: pyridoxal-dependent decarboxylase domain-containing protein 1-like (The sequence of the model RefSeq protein was modified relative to this genomic sequence to represent the inferred CDS: inserted 1 base in 1 codon), translating to MVDATLAEVGRNLSDAMSFLAMERELEAGSERRSFSGAIIPGPLQGDGQDAATILHLVHNLMHEEEEEEEEEDPPSQHRRRDVGQLGHMTLLGHSLAAYMSVLDRERLRTLTTRILPDTTLWLCRLFRYENGSAYFHEDDRDGLVKVCRLAIHTHFEEYASEGYGVLGSKQPVVYHSASGRPGLGQHLCSQLGLPLSSLCAAPCNTVFGSQHQMDVALLDKLIQEDIEAGRLPLLLIANAGTPGAGHTDKLARLKELCEQYNIWLHVEGVNLATLVAGQVTSAILAATRCDSMTLTPGPWLGLPALSSSHQLLQKLKTVASIKTSVEDGLGSPVVLFKFSQEICSASDGASVERYCAGEMEVFDAFNRWLAERLIQLLPTSGVDVVELEDEGVCVRFSPLLTAAGLGTQQEDVEDLVRKLSELTVTMSATLSIRQDFREEAHRHAPSLVYIEDLSWPGLGALRYEPETDGSDESRRKQEVKKVNAELLKKLHDLDTDIVFSTGPEFGAQEDGVFVGMVTEDVDISALVETIAAFGRDIEENGRLLENMTEVVRKGILEAELQLXKANEEKLLEELLENMTEVVRKGILGGAMTFVNKRVPRS from the exons atggtgGACGCCACGCTTGCTGAAGTCGGCAGGAACCTCAGTGACGCTATGAGCTTCCTGGCGATGGAGAGag AACTGGAGGCGGGAtcagagaggcggagcttcagcgGAGCGATCATCCCTGGACCGCTGCAGGGAGA CGGTCAGGATGCTGCCACCATCCTGCACCTCGTTCATAACCTCAtgcatgaagaggaggaggaggaggaggaagaggacccGCCCAGCCAACA caggaggcgggatGTGGGCCAGCTGGGTCACATGACCTTGTTGGGCCACAGCCTGGCAGCCTACATGTCGGTGTTGGACAGAGAGCGGCTGCGGACGCTGACCACCCGGATCCTGCCCGACACCACGCTGTGGCTCTGCAGACTGTTCAG GTATGAGAACGGCTCCGCCTACTTCCATGAGGATGACAGGGACGGCCTCGTCAAAGTGTGCCGGCTGGCCATTCACACTCATTTTGAAGAATATGCCTCTGAGGGATACGGAGTGCTCGGCTCCAAACAGCCCGTCGTCTACCACAGCGCCTCCGGCAGGCCAGGGCTGGGACAGCACTTGTGCAGCCAG CTCGGCCTCCCGCTCTCCAGCCTGTGTGCGGCCCCCTGCAACACTGTCTTCGGATCGCAGCACCAGATG GATGTTGCGCTGTTGGACAAACTGATCCAAGAGGACATCGAGGCCGGGAGGCTCCCGTTGCTGCTGATCGCCAATGCAG gcaCCCCTGGAGCAGGTCACACAGACAAGTTGGCTCGTCTGAAGGAGCTCTGTGAGCAGTACAACATATGGCTCCATGTTGAGGG GGTCAACCTGGCAACCCTGGTGGCGGGTCAGGTCACCTCAGCTATCCTG gcagcaaccaggtgtgaCAGTATGACCCTCACCCCCGGTCCGTGGCTGGGCCTGCCTGCTTTGtcaagc AGCCATCAACTCCTGCAGAAGCTCAAAACTGTGGCCTCCATCAAGACCTCG GTGGAGGACGGACTCGGCTCTCCTGTGGTACTGTTTAAGTTCTCCCAGGAAATATGTTCTG CATCCGATGGGGCTTCAGTGGAGCGGTACTGCGCTGGGGAGATGGAGGTGTTTGACGCCTTCAACAGATGG CTGGCTGAACGGCTGATCCAGCTTCTCCCCACCAGTGGGGTCGATGTGGTGGAGCTGGAAGACGAGGGTGTTTGTGTTCGCTTCAGCCCCCTCCTGACTGCTGCAG GTCTGGGCACCCAGCAGGAGGACGTGGAGGACCTGGTGAGGAAGCTGTCGGAGCTGACTGTCACCATGAGCGCCACCCTGAGCATCAGACAAGACTTCAGAGAGGAAGCCCATCGCCACGCCCCTTCACTCGTATACATCGAGGATCTCAGCTGGCCCGGCCTGGGTGCTCTCCG GTACGAGCCTGAGACTGATGGAAGCGATgagagcaggaggaagcaggaagttaaGAAGGTCAATGCGGAGCTGCTGAAGAAACTCCACGACCTTGACACGGACATCGTCTTCTCCACTG GCCCGGAGTTTGGAGCACAAGAGGATGGTGTTTTCGTTGGCATGGTAACTGAGGATGTTGATATTTCCGCCCTGGTGGAGACGATAGCGGCCTTCGGAAGAGACATCGAGGAGAACGGAAGA ctgctggagaacatgaCGGAGGTGGTGAGAAAGGGcatcctggaggcggagctgcagc caaaggcCAATGAAGAGAAActcctggaggag ctgctggagaacatgaCGGAGGTGGTGAGAAAGGGCATCCTGGGAGGAGCCATGACCTTTGTCAATAAAAGAGTGCCCCGgagctaa
- the LOC137914336 gene encoding major histocompatibility complex class I-related gene protein-like, producing the protein MGQFTMKTSVLVLVLVLVLGTGVPGAVGETHSLKYFDTASSGVSNFPEFVSVGLMDDVQMVHYDSKTKRAEPKQDWMDKVTAEHPEYWTEQTRNNVGKQEVYKFNMETLKKRFNQSEGVHIFQRMYGCEWDDETGEVTGFKQYGYNGEDFIVLDLKTETWIAPSPQAVITKHRWDHDRALMEYNKHYLTQVCPEWGRKYLEYGRSSLLRTELPSVFLLQKTPSSPVSCFATGFYPDRAALFWRKDGEELHEEVEHGEILPNHDGTFQMSVDLDLSSAAAEDWRRYDCVFQLFGVKDDLVTRLDKGKIWTNWEEPTNVNAIIIIIILVIAAAVLLVLPAAVGFKRYRQRTGKPRPPSEDSAELTKRLQPEVDMQPKVDIQPEIIIQPENVGTRTE; encoded by the exons atgggacagttcacgatgaagacctcggttctggttctggttctggttctggttctgggtacaggtgtacctggggcggtgggag agactcactctttgaagtatttcgacacggcgtcttctggagtctcaaacttcccggagtttgtGTCCGTTGGTTTGATGGATGACGTCCAGATGGttcactatgacagtaagaccaagagagcagaacccaaacaggactggatggacaaagtcacagcagagcatccagagtactggaccgAACAGACGAGGAACAATGTGGGGAAACAAGAAGTGTACAAATTCAACATGGAAACTTTaaagaagcgcttcaaccaatcagaag gtgtccacatttTCCAGCGGATGTacggctgtgagtgggacgatgagactggagaggtcactggttttaagcagtatggttataatggagaagacttcatcgtcctggacctgaagacggagacatggatcgctcccagtcctcaggctgtcatcaccaaacacagatgggatcatgaCAGAGCTCTGATGGAATACAACAAGCATTACCTCACCCAGgtgtgtcctgagtgggggaggaagtatctggagtatgggaggagctctctgctgagaacag agctcccctcagtgtttctcctccagaagactccttcctctcccgtcagctgcttcgctacaggtttctacccagacagagccgctctcttctggaggaaggatggggaggagcttcatgaggaggtggagcacggagagatcctccccaaccatgacggaaccttccagatgagtgtggacctggacctttcatcggcggcggctgaagactggaggaggtacgactgtgtgttccagctcttcggtgtgaaggacgacttggtcaccagactggacaaaggaaagatctggaccaactggg aggaacccactaacgtgaacgccatcatcatcatcatcatcctcgtcatcgctgcagcggttcttctcgtcctcccggctgccgttggattcaagcggtacagacagaggacag gtaaacctcgtccaccttctgaggacagcgctgagctcacgaagagactgcagccagaggtggacatgcagccaaaggtggacatccagccagagatcatcatccagccggagaacgttgggacaaggacagaatga